The segment AGTATCtttgattatttataaataGTAATACATAATTTTCTAAATGTAGATGCATCAATTTTGGCTTCAAAGCCTTATTTTTGTacataatgtttttttgtttagtgtTAATAACCATCACACTGTCACAACAATATAGTCTAACAACAACTTTAACTAGTTATCTTTTGTAATAAACTTGGTTTGCAAATTAATGTGGGAAGAGGGAGAAAATGTGTCTTTGACGCCACAAATCCTATGCTTAGTGCTCCAAGGCAGCAACACATGCAACCCACAAGCCTTTGGTGAAAAACAAGATTGCCTCACTGTTGTACTCAAATAAGAGAGTCTATTCTTCCTCCTCTGGCTTGCCGCTGATGTCACGGCCGCCAGAGCCGCTGCATCAGGCAGAAACCGCTCTATTATGTAGCTTGGTGACATGTCTTCGCTTCTCTCTGTGCTCTCCATAGTTAAGTAGCCGTTCGAGTCACCTCCTCCGCTGGTTCCATCATCCGATTCCGTAACGCTATCTTTTGGTTGTTCGACCATGTCTATAGCTTGCGTGAGTGACAAGACATCGACCATGTCTCGGTCCCTATGATGAAAATGTTCGTGATTGTCGCGTTTCTTCAAACGCAACAATCTAGCTGGTGTTAGGCCTTCACTGGCACCATCAAAGTCATTGTTTTCACCATCAACGTGCATCTAAAACCATTTGAGATAGAGTTGATTAAGATGATAAAACATGAAAAGTTTATATAGTCAAGAGAGTAACAAACCTTCAATCTTCCTGGAGGAAGTTTGAGACGTGGTGTCTCGGATTCAGGGTCATGTTTCAAGTGAGACATGTTCTTGGGCATTCCAGGAGTAGTTTCCCAACAGAAAGGAACAGAGGCTTCAGGACACTGCCCTGGTACCTTCTCTTGGTTGACATCATGGCGTTTGGTCGACAAGAAGGGAGCATTGAAGTTTAGCCTCCGAGATCGGTTCATATCCATCATTTCTTCAATAGTAAGAAACAATATCATCTGGAGTTGGGCAATGATGTTTCTTGTTTGCAAATCTCAgaagacaaaagacaaagcTGTCTTGACACActtgtctttttattttgttagctGAAAGTTGAGATTTAATGTGAAGTTGTTATAAGTTTTGAAGCTTTCTCGTGTGTTCAAAACCGATATTTGTGGCCTCTTTATTGTGCTCACAAGCGAGAAAGCTCAGAGGTTGAGAAAGTTAAGTCTGGTACTCCAACCATGTGGTTATCTAATCTACCATGAAACTAAACATTAGcttttacacacacaaaaagctaaagctaaaactaaaactaaaactgAGGATTAGAACCAAGGAAATGATCTTGCAAAATGTATATTGAATGAATAGACTCTCTGTTTTCTAGTTTCAAGAGGATAAAAAACACATCCCTGGATGCTTAGAGAATCAATACAAGAAATATGTAAAAGAAAAAGTTGAGAAAGTTACAGATACAATTACATAATcccagtaaaaataaaaataaaaatcaaagaaaGAACCAATAAACACATCTCAGAAACAGGACAGAAGAAGAAGTCCAATTTCACCAGAGGTAAGTTCTCTTCTTCATGGTTTCCTCTTTGGCCAGAAAACGTTTTACCTGTAGCAGCAAGAAACACTCTCTGCACTACTATAGTATCCTCACCACCCCCAATAACCAAAaattaaagtttaaaaaaaaaaaacagtataaaagtttctatttacaTGGCTATGCTTTGCTTTTTTATGTTTGTTCTCTGTTCACTCAAACCAAACCTTTGTTGATTGCTCTGTTTGCAGTAGGAAATGAAACAGTGTAGAAGCATACCAGGAGGGAAATAAAGAAGAGATTTGCCCACCAAACAAAACAATAGTTTTGTTCTACTTTTGGTCGGTAGTATTTGCTTCACGAGCTTTGTGGTAGAGCTCGAGTGTATCTGTATGACCTGGATCAATACACAACGCTGCTTCACAGTCTTTGATGGCAGATGCTCCTTCTCCCATTGAATCATAGAACGCTGCCCGTAAATGTAACAGCTGCAGATCTGGTTTAAATGATATCGCCCTCGAAAGCTCCTCTATGGCTTCATTTTCTTTGTGGTCATCCATAAGAACTGCAACCAAGAGTTCACACATTAAACTAAAACCACCAGATAAACCGTAGAAGTATCAGTTCCGGCACTGAGATTTGTTATTAGCATACCTGCAGCTCTGTATCTATAAGGATAGGTACGGAGAGGGTCTAGTTGTGTTGCTAGGCTAAGGTCGCTCTGTGCCATCTCACGGTCACAATATTCAGACCGCTTCTCATATGCCGACGCATTGTTCTGAGCTTTCTCTATTAGCTTTGTCATCTCGTCATAAGCAGCTTTACGCTGGTTTTTAAGATGATAAACACGTGCAAGACCTTGGTGTGCTCGTGTGTGCTTGATGTTGAGCGCGTTCGTATAGCAATCACCTGCAAGATCGAGCTTCTCACAATCCACATACACGCTCCCCAGATTGTTCAAAGCctgcaaaacaaacaaaagttcATGATACTAAACCATTCATATACCATAAGATTTAGTTGGATGAGCTTTTTTATACTTACTTGTCCCTTACGGAGAGCATCTGAGGGGCAACGAAGTGCTTCTTCAAGGAGCTGGATTACGTACTCTGCGGACTTTGGGTCGAGCGTAGAGTCAGCAAGAGCATAAGCTTTGAGGAAAAACGCTTCGAAAGATCTTTGCGTGGAAATAGACTCCTCAGCCTTGGCCAGAGCTTCCTCTCGGTGGCCTGTATCATACAATATCCATCCTTCATACACAAGTCTCTCATGCTTCAGCTTCGAATGGTTTCGAGCCAGCCTGAGACAACGCATTGCTGCCTTTTGACAATTTAGCCTGTACAAGCATTTGTTAAAATCAATAACGGTCTCTGAGACAACTGCTAGATCATTAGCAATGAGAGAGGATTATAATACCGTAGCAGAAGAAGAGACTGTCTGAAACGCAAAAGACTATTCCCTGGATCATTTGCAAGCATATCATGAACAACTGCTAGAGATCCAATATCATCAACAGTAGACCAATGATCAAACAGCTGCATCCAGCAATCAGCCTGGCTCCGCTGCTGAGCCAGCGGACGTAGCAGCTCCACCATATGATCAGCATGGATTTTCCCGTTAAACATCATAAAGTTCGGCTCCAATGTCAAAAGCGCTCGAATATCTTTCAAAGCCCCCTCGTAATCCTCCTTACCTATAGATATCCACGCCCTCATCTCCAGACAGTCAGGAGAGGCCTTGAATCCAAGAATCTTGTTCAACTCCGAGATGGCAGCACCAAACTGATTCTCCTCCACCAAAGCCACCGCCCTGAACTTGTAAGGGAACGTCAAAGTCGGGTCTAACTCGGTCgctgtatccaaatcaagcagCTTTTCTTTCCCGCTGCAATACAAAGACCTCTCCTGATGCATCCACCCAGTAGGTACGTGATCCGAGATGAGCGAGTTGATGATCTTATAAGCCGAGTATCTATGGTCACGCTTGAACTTAGACCTAGCAACTCCCACCAGCGAGTAAAGATGACCAGCCTCGACCGCCGTGTTAAACCATCTCTGAGCATCTTTATACTCTTTCCTCTCCAGCATCACCACCCCTAACTGGTGACACGCAAGCTGCTTCTCCCAACTCTCCACCGCGCATTCAACCAAACGCTCCAGAATCATCACAGTGGTGTTAGACTTCATATCATCCTCCATAGCAATCTGGCTTAAGAAGAAGTACAACTTAAAAGAAGCATGTCCAAGAGAAGCCAACCTCTCCCTTCCCTCAACGCTGCAAAAGATCTTTATAACATTCGGATTATGCATCGAGCTCGGCAACTCTCTCAGAAAAACCTGGAGACAAGCCGCCACAAGAAGGTACGCAGACTCTTCTAACCCATACTCAATCAACAGCATCGCCTCGTCAAGCGTCCCAACGAGATGCGCCAGATGCTCATCGCAAGATGACTTCATCTCATCGCAGCAGAACCTATTCGCGAGCTTGAGGAGCTCCAAGACTACATGAGGAGGGAAGTCATCCAACCTCTTGGTCCTGCTGAAGATCTCAGCAGCTCTCATCCCTTCAACGGAGATTCCATTGTGCGTGAAGTTGATCGTCCCTCGCTTCATTTCGTTAAACCCTCCGTACAACATCGCCTTGAACGGTCTTGACAAAGAAGCAATCTTGTACCTCACGCAACGAACCTCCTCGTCGCCTATACAAAAGGACATGTCGTAGTCCAACGCTTCCTCAGAAGTGGAGCATTCTTGAACCTCATCGGAAGCTCCTCCGGAGCAGAGACACGGATCGTAAACCGTTTCCGGGTCGTACCCGGTGACAAGAGTCGCCTTAGGGCATTCCAAGATCCTCCCGCAGCAATCCATAGAGGTCGTTCCGATGAGCTCGTCCTCCCTCCTCTCGAATCGAAGCCACGAGGACAACACGACCTTCGCGTGAACGTCAATCGCGTGCTGCCGAGACGATCGGAGACTCCGCCGGAAAAGCTTCGGATCCGATAAGCCTTTGAAGACGGCGCACTGCTCCAAGTAAGCTCCGGATCTCTCCGATTGATCGCAGTTGTCGATCCGACGGTAGACCTGAGCCATCTTGTCGACCAAGTCGGGGAACTTCAAGGAAGGATCGATCCGAGGCTCGAGGAGATCTGTTAAAGGGAGGCCGAAAGGGAGGAGGGATTCAGGTGAAACGACGACGTTTGCTTGAGGGTAGGTTCGGCTTGATTTGGATCGGATGGAGTTGACGCGGAGGTGGTCTTGGAGGTGTTGGAGGAACTTGTCACCGACTCCTCCGGTCGCGTTGTTATTAGGCTGTGGAGGAGGAGGGGGTGCATAGACTTGTGTGCCTTTGCAACCTTCTGCAAGATTTAAACTTCGCATTGTCGTGAATAGATTATGCTGATGCTGCATCCTTCAATCAAGCGTAAACCCAGATCGAAATGAACACAAATTCGATTTCATAACCGCTTAATTTTTGAAGATCTGAGGATTCGATCAAAACAATAGAAATCAAAGATTTACAATTACGCCAAGATTGGATCACGGAGTCCGTGAAACCTCtaatcgagaaaaaaaaaaggaagtaaagaaaaattaatttgtaTTCACTAATTTTCACGAAAGACGGAAACTTAACGGagctctccttctccttcttcttctcggagatggtgtttttttttttttgcagtgcaagtttcgttttttttttggggtttgtTGACACTAAAATTACGAAAAATTCCGTAAAAATAGAGATGTGTAATTGGAGGAAGAATCTTCCTCCTCCGTTCGATCCTtagctctcttcttcttctctctctgtttggtttttttctttattgtttttttttaccctTCGTTTCAGAGATGCgttctaaaattaatttgtgGCACCTTTTTTACTCTTTTACTTTTGTCCTCTTGCtagtttatttccatttcttcaaTTTTATTTAATCTTAGGTTATATATAGACCTTATCTACTGCcgtttttctttatttctttcctAGATTTCGCGGcgctttttttttacttttccaaaaagttgtaaaatattaattactaaaatatttactttGATTAGTTTATTTGCAGGATATTTTTACCAACAAATTAAAATTGTAGAAAAGGTCAGGATTTGTTTTGATTGTCCAATAAATACAACAAACAAATCCATAAATCAGTTATAATCCGTTGTATAGTTTTTCATTCTTCTACCACGTAATCCTTGTAGTTTGTCTACTAGTTGGCCATACCTGTATTAAATCCTGAAAAAGAGCCATCATAAATCTGTCAGTATCTTCCATATAACAATTTATCCGCAGAGATTCGTTGTTATCATATGGACACATAATCTAGTCTTTTATCCCCCAGTGTTCATTTGTTTGACGCTACCACATACTGGTGTGGGTGTCCATAAAACAAGACCATACGATTTActgtaaaaaaaattctcaaagccAACCATATGATTTATTATCATCGaggatttttaaataaaataatttttctgacagaacatataaataaaaatgaattattatATGTGCTGTTTGATAGCCGGCAAATAGATTATGCCAACCAACATTGAGCGAGCGGCGAAGTCATGTCAACACGTTTTACTGTTTAGTTTATGATTAAGGAAGTAAGCTTATTGAAATCTGCATAATAAGACGCTATGATTAAGTCTGATATTGCTGGTTTGATTTGGCATaagaattattattatatacataaatataattcCTTGGAACATCTATAATTGAGATGAGATGAGAATGAAGTAAACACATAAGGTCATGTGGGTGAGACAGCTCAGAATGTCGTTTTAGTTAAAGAGGAAACTTTTCATCCAGAAGCACGGATCGTACTATTTACACAGTTTTGTACATTACCACCACCAAAATCACTTGTCTATTTCCCTATGTCCCCACCTTCTATAATTTAAGGTAGGCCTGCGGGCGGATTCGGTTTAATTGGATTTGAAGAAAGTCTATTGAACCTAAccgaataaaattaaaatggatTAACCCAATCACTCAATCGTCAATACTCGTTTTCATTTCTGACACAACCTTAACACCAAGATGTGTATTTTTCCGATTTGATCATATGTAATTGAATTTTACAGTGAAAGTTAAGAGCATATGGGAAGACAATCAGAAAATCTAAAATCGAAACCTGAACTCAGTGCCGTCCCATAATTTGGGGTGgcataaagcaaaaaaaaaaaatttatgtagcCTCTTATATAAATACCAACAATAAATAGTAACAATCAGCCAATACAAAAATGTATAGAGTTATCGAATGGTAAAAATTGAACTATGTTGGACAAAAAGAGGATCGAACTACGGTATGCTAACTCATATCAAACTTCTAAACCATTTGACCTATCTATTATTCAGTGAGAAATGGTCTTAatgatttgtttatattttgtgGCCTAAAACAGATGCTTTAGTTGCTTTATTGCAGGGACGGGCCGGCCTGAACTTCATACAAACCTCAGGGTACAAAACACATGTATTCAGACTCAGACAGGGAAAACGGCTTATTCATGCCCGAACTAGGGGTTGCTGAGAGAATACATACCTCAACTTTTACTGCAAGTCGAAACATACCTacactaatcaaaaatttaaaattcatgcctGAACTATgggttgataaaaaaatacataccccAACTCTTATTGCATGCCAAAACATACcttaactaatcaaaaatttgaaatttatgccTAGTCTTTAGAAGTCAACGCTAAtttcaatctatactattatttttga is part of the Brassica rapa cultivar Chiifu-401-42 chromosome A09, CAAS_Brap_v3.01, whole genome shotgun sequence genome and harbors:
- the LOC103841117 gene encoding uncharacterized protein LOC103841117, whose amino-acid sequence is MILFLTIEEMMDMNRSRRLNFNAPFLSTKRHDVNQEKVPGQCPEASVPFCWETTPGMPKNMSHLKHDPESETPRLKLPPGRLKMHVDGENNDFDGASEGLTPARLLRLKKRDNHEHFHHRDRDMVDVLSLTQAIDMVEQPKDSVTESDDGTSGGGDSNGYLTMESTERSEDMSPSYIIERFLPDAAALAAVTSAASQRRKNRLSYLSTTVRQSCFSPKACGLHVLLPWSTKHRICGVKDTFSPSSHINLQTKFITKDN
- the LOC103841118 gene encoding ethylene-overproduction protein 1: MQHQHNLFTTMRSLNLAEGCKGTQVYAPPPPPQPNNNATGGVGDKFLQHLQDHLRVNSIRSKSSRTYPQANVVVSPESLLPFGLPLTDLLEPRIDPSLKFPDLVDKMAQVYRRIDNCDQSERSGAYLEQCAVFKGLSDPKLFRRSLRSSRQHAIDVHAKVVLSSWLRFERREDELIGTTSMDCCGRILECPKATLVTGYDPETVYDPCLCSGGASDEVQECSTSEEALDYDMSFCIGDEEVRCVRYKIASLSRPFKAMLYGGFNEMKRGTINFTHNGISVEGMRAAEIFSRTKRLDDFPPHVVLELLKLANRFCCDEMKSSCDEHLAHLVGTLDEAMLLIEYGLEESAYLLVAACLQVFLRELPSSMHNPNVIKIFCSVEGRERLASLGHASFKLYFFLSQIAMEDDMKSNTTVMILERLVECAVESWEKQLACHQLGVVMLERKEYKDAQRWFNTAVEAGHLYSLVGVARSKFKRDHRYSAYKIINSLISDHVPTGWMHQERSLYCSGKEKLLDLDTATELDPTLTFPYKFRAVALVEENQFGAAISELNKILGFKASPDCLEMRAWISIGKEDYEGALKDIRALLTLEPNFMMFNGKIHADHMVELLRPLAQQRSQADCWMQLFDHWSTVDDIGSLAVVHDMLANDPGNSLLRFRQSLLLLRLNCQKAAMRCLRLARNHSKLKHERLVYEGWILYDTGHREEALAKAEESISTQRSFEAFFLKAYALADSTLDPKSAEYVIQLLEEALRCPSDALRKGQALNNLGSVYVDCEKLDLAGDCYTNALNIKHTRAHQGLARVYHLKNQRKAAYDEMTKLIEKAQNNASAYEKRSEYCDREMAQSDLSLATQLDPLRTYPYRYRAAVLMDDHKENEAIEELSRAISFKPDLQLLHLRAAFYDSMGEGASAIKDCEAALCIDPGHTDTLELYHKAREANTTDQK